In one window of Falco cherrug isolate bFalChe1 chromosome 12, bFalChe1.pri, whole genome shotgun sequence DNA:
- the RWDD3 gene encoding RWD domain-containing protein 3, whose product MSELALEELSALAAIYCEPDACEVLAVSETHGITFRIQIGVKELLDTDVLLKLLFHLPVNYPSVLPDISVNSDQLTRAQCTDVKDKLLEQAKKHLSEPMVHDLILWIQQHLKDVIKQSATVCNEKTTLSKGASTEDHIWMLLLHLDHMRAKAKYVKTVEKWASDLRLTGRLMFMGKIILILLQGDRSNIKEYLILQKTSKVDVDSSGKKCKEKMISILCEAKVQSQHKRFQAFEVKEYSTLDELQKEFETAGLTTLFSEFVPPLLK is encoded by the exons ATGTCGGAGCTGGCGCTGGAAGAGCTCTCCGCTCTCGCCGCCATCTACTGCGAGCCGGACGCCTGCGAGGTGTTGGCGGTCTCAG AGACGCATGGAATCACATTTAGAATTCAAATCGGCGTGAAAGAACTGCTGGATACAGATGTACTTTTAAAGCTGTTATTTCATTTACCAGTCAATTATCCATCAGTTCTACCAGATATTTCTGTTAACTCAGACCAGCTTACAAGAGCCCAATGTACGGATGTGAAAGATAAATTACTTGAACAAGCAAAGAAGCATCTTTCTGAACCCATGGTACATGATCTGATCCTTTGGATACAGCAGCATCTTAAAGATGTCATTAAGCAATCAGCAACagtttgcaatgaaaaaactaCTTTGTCAAAAGGAGCAAGTACAGAGGATCATATCTGGATGCTCCTTTTGCATTTAGATCACATGAGAGCAAAGGCAAAATACGTCAAAACTGTGGAAAAATGGGCTTCAGATCTAAGGCTGACTGGAAGACTGATGTTCATGGGCAAGATAATATTGATTCTTCTTCAGGGCGACAGGAGCAACATTAAG gaGTACTTGATTCTTCAGAAAACTTCTAAGGTAGATGTGGACTCAAGcggaaagaaatgcaaagagaaaatgatTAGTATACTGTGTGAGGCAAAAGTACAGTCACAGCATAAAAG GTTTCAGGCGTTTGAAGTCAAAGAATATTCAACACTGGATGAGCTACAAAAGGAATTTGAAACAGCAGGACTTACAACTCTTTTCTCTGAGTTTGTGCCTCCTCtcttaaagtaa